The Montipora capricornis isolate CH-2021 chromosome 3, ASM3666992v2, whole genome shotgun sequence genome window below encodes:
- the LOC138042122 gene encoding tetratricopeptide repeat protein 28-like, with the protein MVDRKLHDLERHMQDLSIARKEGDRQSEGLACFKLGRYYQRAADFNQAITNYTRAIAIFKEIGFKAREGSAYGNLGIAYQKLGDFKQAIVYHNQRLSIAKEVGDWAGEGRAYGNLGNAYQKLGDFREAIVYHNQCLSIAKEVGDQAGEGRAYGNLGNAYQKLGDIKQAIVYHNQRLSIAKEVGDRAGEGRAYGNLGIAYQSLCDVKQAIVYHNQELSIAKEVGDRAGEGSAYGHLGNAYQKLGDFKQAIVYHNQHLSIAKEVGDRAGQGSAYGNLGIAYESLGDFKQGIVYHNQHLSIAKEVGARAGEGRAYGNLGNAYQKLGDFKQAIVYHNQHLSIAKEVGDRAGEGSAYGNLGNAYQKLGDFKQAIVYHNQRLCIAKEVGDRAGEGRAYGNVGIAYQKLGDFKRAIVYHNQRLSIAKEVGDRAGEGSAYGNLGNAYQRLGDFKEGIVYHNQHLSIAKEVGDLAGEGSAYGNLGNAYQSLGDFKEAIVYHNEHLSIAKEVGDRAGEGKAYGNLGNAYQKLGDFKQAIVYHNRRLSIAKEVGDRAGEGKAYGNLGNAYQKLGDFKQAIVYHNQHLSIAKEVGDPIGQANACYCIGVVHEFLNSLIKALNCYRLSIHYFEETRRLLQSEDAWKISFRDTNGFAYTALWTALLKNGEVDEALCAAEQGRAQALADILEMKYGIDEKPTCTMKVTMSLVINDLPSQTVFTALKGKMISFWLLREDTGIIFRQRKIEKGSACSLMKSTFKEINAGTVVRCENRSLNRQRSNFSSSGEAVEQTVQSLSFSVHSLQPLYDVLVSPIADLLEGDDLVFVPDGHFCLAPFAALSDSVRIRAIPSLTTLKLIASSPDDFKSKNEALLVGDPCLKEVTYGTGEAMYAQLPCAKKEVDMIGELLQTVPLTGKDATKADVLKRMESVALIHIAAHGDDNFGEIALAPNPERKFQIPKEEDYMLLLSDVHAVRLQARLVVLSCCHSGQGELKSEGIVGIARAFLCAGARSVLVSLWAIDDDATLMFMKSFYQHLAQRKSASTALHQAMRSLRETKKYSAIKYWAPFVLIGDDVTFEFGQPEYEKNETMS; encoded by the exons CCATTTTTAAGGAAATAGGTTTCAAGGCCAGAGAAGGAAgcgcctatggcaatctcggcattgCTTATCAAAAGCTTGgcgattttaaacaagccatagtctaccacaatcaacgtcttagtattgccaaagaggTAGGAGACTGGgcaggagaaggaagagcttatggcaatctcggcaatgcttatcaaaagCTTGGTGATTTTAGGGAAGCCATAGTCTACCACAATCAATgtcttagtattgccaaagaggtaggggaccaggcaggagaaggaagagcctatggcaatctcggcaatgcttatcaaaagCTTGGTGAtattaagcaagccatagtttACCACaatcaacgtcttagtattgccaaagaggtaggggaccgggcaggagaaggaagagcctatggcaatcttggcatcgcttatcaaagtctttgtgatgttaagcaagccatagtctaccacaatcaagaacttagtattgccaaagaggTAGGGGACCGGGCAGGAGAAGGAAGTGCCTATGGccatctcggcaatgcttatcaaaagcttggtgattttaagcaagccatagtttaccacaatcaacatcttagtattgccaaagaggTAGGGGACCGGGCAGGACAAGGAAGTGCCTATGGCAACCTCGGCATCGCTTATgaaagtcttggtgattttaagcaaggcATTgtctaccacaatcaacatcttagtattgccaaagaggTAGGGGCCCGGgcaggagaaggaagagcctatggcaatctcggcaatgcttatcaaaagcttggtgattttaagcaagccatagtctaccacaatcaacatcttagtattgccaaagaggTAGGAGACCGGGCAGGAGAAGGAAgcgcctatggcaatctcggcaatgcttatcaaaagcttggtgattttaagcaagccattgTCTACCACAATCAACGTCTTTGTATTGCCAAAGAGGTAGGAGACCGGgcaggagaaggaagagcctatggcaatgtCGGCATTGCTTATCAAAagcttggtgattttaagcgagccatagtctaccacaatcaacgtcttagtattgccaaagaggTAGGGGATCGGGCAGGAGAAGGAAGCGCCTATGGTAATCttggcaatgcttatcaaaggCTTGGTGATTTTAAGGAAGGCATAgtctaccacaatcaacatcttagtattgccaaagaggTAGGGGACCTGGCAGGAGAAGGAAgcgcctatggcaatctcggcaatgcttatcaaagtcttggtgattttaaggaagccatagtctaccacaatgaacatcttagtattgccaaagaggtaggggaccgggcaggagaaggaaaagcctatggcaatctcggcaatgcttatcaaaagcttggtgattttaagcaagccatagtctaccacaatcgacgtcttagtattgccaaagaggtaggggaccgggcaggagaaggaaaagcctatggcaatctcggcaatgcttatcaaaagcttggtgattttaagcaagccatagtctaccacaatcaacatcttagtattgcgaaagaggtaggggacccAATAGGTCAGGCCAACGCGTGTTATTGTATAGGTGTTGTTCATGAATTTTTGAACTCCTTGATCAAAGCTCTCAACTGCTATCGTCTAAGCATTCAttattttgaagaaacaagGCGCCTTCTTCAGTCAGAGGATGCATGGAAAATTAGCTTTCGTGACACAAATGGGTTTGCGTACACTGCTCTGTGGACAGCActcttgaagaatggagaggttgatgaggcTTTGTGTGCTGCTGAGCAAGGGAGAGCACAGGCTTTGGCAGATATTTTGGAGATGAAATACGGCATTGATGAGAAACCTACATGTACGATGAAGGTAACTATGTCTTTGGTTATAAACgatctaccttcacaaactgttttcacagcacttAAAGGGAAAATgatcagcttctggttgctAAGAGAAGATACTGGGATAATTTTTAGACAAAGGAAAATCGAAAAAGGAAGTGCCTGCTCTTTGATGAAAAGTACTTTTAAAGAGATTAATGCAGGGACGGTTGTACGATGTGAGAATCGTTCACTTAATAGACAGCGCAGCAACTTCTCGAGCAGTGGGGAAGCTGTTGAACAAACCGTTCAGTCCTTGAGCTTCTCTGTGCACTCTTTGCAGCCgttgtatgatgtcttagtAAGTCCTATTGCAGACTTGCTCGAGGGTGATGACTTagtctttgttcctgatgggcacttttgcctggctccttttgctgcattgagtgactctgtcaggatccgtgcAATTCCCTCGCTGACCACTTTAAAATTGATCGCCAGTTCACCTGACGACTTCAAAAGTAAGAATGAAGCGCTGCTTGTGGGCGATCCGTGCTTGAAGGAAGTCACTTATGGCACCGGTGAAGCAATGTATGCACAGCTGCCATGTGCGAAAAAAGAGGTGGATATGATTGGAGAACTTTTGCAGACTgtgcctcttacaggaaaaGATGCAACCAAAGCTGACGTGCTGAAAAGAATGGAGtcagttgctttaatccacattgctgcacatggTGATGACAActttggagaaattgctttggctcCAAACCCAGAACGCAAATTCCAGATTCCTAaagaggaagattacatgttattGTTGAGTGATGTTCACGCAGTTCGTCTtcaggcaagactggttgtgctgagttgctgtcatagtggccagggagagctaaaatctgagggtattgtgggaatagccagggctttcctctgtgctggtgcccggtctgttctggtgtcCCTCTGGGCAATTGACGACGACGCGACCTTGATGTTCATGAAGAGCTTCTACCAACACTTGGCACaaagaaaaagtgcaagtacaGCTCTTCACCAAGCTATGAGATCTCTTCGGGAGACAAAGAAATATTCCGCCAtaaaatactgggcgccatttgtgctaattggTGATGATGTCACCTTTGAATTTGGGCAACCCGAATacgaaaagaatg aaacgaTGTCCTAA